In a genomic window of Streptomyces koelreuteriae:
- a CDS encoding LolA-like protein codes for MKTSIPVAGLGALLLAAGAVGCGSEQSPEMTPAAAVAKAAKNTEDITSLQYRLSGTSPGEGRVKGEASMRMKPTIAMSMKMTAPDKGTTEAVEIRLVDKAMYLGGGADMAKEMDGKRWIKFDLSGSEAGKDLDQMGRSTSQADQNPAAQSAFLTGAKDVKKVGSEKVEGVETTHYSGTVTLADLRASLKDAKGDTREQREKSIKQFEKLGVDKLAMDMWIDGEDHTKQFRMKGDADKGPLDMTITFLDYNKPVDVKAPPAKEVADLGEMFKELETS; via the coding sequence ATGAAGACATCTATACCCGTCGCCGGGCTGGGCGCGCTGCTTCTCGCCGCCGGGGCGGTCGGCTGCGGATCCGAGCAGTCGCCGGAGATGACGCCCGCGGCCGCCGTCGCCAAGGCCGCGAAGAACACGGAGGACATCACGTCCCTCCAGTACCGCCTGAGCGGCACGAGCCCGGGTGAGGGCCGGGTCAAGGGCGAGGCGTCGATGCGCATGAAGCCCACGATCGCCATGAGCATGAAGATGACGGCTCCCGACAAGGGAACCACCGAGGCCGTGGAGATCCGCCTCGTCGACAAGGCCATGTATCTCGGTGGGGGAGCCGACATGGCCAAGGAGATGGACGGCAAGCGCTGGATCAAGTTCGACCTGTCCGGCTCCGAGGCGGGCAAGGACCTCGACCAGATGGGCAGGAGCACGAGCCAGGCCGATCAGAACCCGGCGGCCCAGTCCGCCTTCCTCACGGGCGCCAAGGACGTGAAGAAGGTCGGCTCCGAGAAAGTCGAGGGCGTCGAGACGACCCACTACTCGGGCACGGTCACCCTCGCCGACCTGCGCGCCTCCCTCAAGGACGCCAAGGGGGACACTCGCGAGCAGCGCGAGAAGAGCATCAAGCAGTTCGAGAAGCTCGGCGTCGACAAGCTCGCGATGGACATGTGGATCGACGGCGAGGACCACACCAAGCAGTTCCGCATGAAGGGCGACGCCGACAAGGGCCCGCTCGACATGACCATCACCTTCCTCGACTACAACAAGCCGGTGGACGTCAAGGCGCCGCCGGCCAAGGAAGTCGCGGACCTGGGCGAGATGTTCAAGGAACTCGAGACGAGCTGA
- a CDS encoding LolA-like protein gives MQGTTAHRVGLVLAVATALTGCTFSDSSDRPGEDDPAARSASLAALRSAERATARAESARVESTTTMGSLMSMTADGTLGWGDGITGTLTITYTGGTIADTMRRLGTTSMEARYLPDAYYARMGDTFAEQAGGRHWIRYAYEDLEALAGGSGAHLGDQMRTTTPNQSVKLLLASGDVRKVGEETVRGRAATHYSGTVAAADVTDEGLRKQLTEAGVTTETVDIWVDERDLLVKKVEKARMTTGRMTQTAHYRDYGVRIRTERPPQSDTGDFEDLMRKKPATTGTP, from the coding sequence ATGCAGGGCACGACCGCGCACCGCGTGGGCCTGGTGCTCGCGGTGGCGACCGCGCTGACGGGCTGTACCTTCTCGGACTCCTCCGACCGCCCCGGCGAGGACGACCCTGCCGCGCGCTCCGCCTCCCTGGCGGCCCTGCGCTCCGCCGAACGGGCCACCGCCCGGGCCGAGTCCGCCCGGGTCGAGTCCACGACCACCATGGGCTCGCTGATGTCCATGACCGCCGACGGCACCCTCGGCTGGGGCGACGGCATCACCGGCACCCTCACCATCACCTACACCGGTGGCACGATCGCCGACACCATGCGCAGGCTCGGCACCACCTCCATGGAGGCCCGCTACCTGCCCGACGCCTACTACGCGCGCATGGGCGACACGTTCGCCGAGCAGGCGGGCGGCAGGCACTGGATCCGGTACGCGTACGAGGACCTCGAAGCCCTCGCCGGCGGATCCGGGGCGCACCTCGGCGACCAGATGCGCACCACCACGCCCAACCAGTCCGTGAAACTCCTGCTGGCCTCCGGCGACGTCAGAAAGGTCGGCGAGGAGACCGTGCGCGGCCGGGCCGCCACGCACTACTCCGGCACGGTGGCCGCGGCTGACGTCACCGACGAGGGCCTGCGCAAGCAGCTCACCGAGGCCGGTGTCACCACCGAGACCGTCGACATCTGGGTCGACGAGCGGGATCTGCTGGTCAAGAAGGTGGAGAAGGCGCGGATGACCACGGGCCGGATGACCCAGACCGCGCACTACCGCGACTACGGCGTCCGGATCCGGACCGAGCGGCCCCCGCAGTCCGACACCGGGGACTTCGAGGACCTGATGCGGAAGAAGCCCGCCACAACCGGTACACCCTGA
- the rplA gene encoding 50S ribosomal protein L1: MSKRSKSLRAADAKIDREKLYAPLEAVRLAKETSTTKFDGTVEVAFRLGVDPRKADQMVRGTVNLPHGTGKTARVLVFATGDRAEAARAAGADIVGADELIDEVSKGRLDFDAVVATPDLMGKVGRLGRVLGPRGLMPNPKTGTVTPDVTKAVNDIKGGKIEFRVDKHSNLHFIIGKTSFDDTKLVENYGAALEEILRLKPSAAKGRYIKKAAISTTMGPGIPVDSNRTRNLLVEEDPAAV; the protein is encoded by the coding sequence GTGAGCAAGCGCAGCAAGTCCCTTCGCGCTGCGGACGCCAAGATCGACCGGGAGAAGCTGTACGCCCCGCTCGAGGCCGTCCGTCTCGCCAAGGAGACCTCCACGACCAAGTTCGACGGCACCGTCGAGGTCGCCTTCCGTCTGGGTGTCGACCCGCGCAAGGCCGACCAGATGGTCCGTGGCACCGTGAACCTCCCGCACGGCACCGGTAAGACCGCCCGGGTCCTGGTCTTCGCGACCGGTGACCGTGCCGAGGCCGCTCGTGCCGCGGGCGCCGACATCGTCGGCGCCGACGAGCTGATCGACGAGGTGTCGAAGGGCCGTCTGGACTTCGACGCCGTCGTCGCCACCCCGGACCTCATGGGCAAGGTCGGCCGCCTCGGCCGCGTGCTCGGCCCGCGTGGTCTGATGCCGAACCCGAAGACCGGCACCGTCACCCCCGATGTCACCAAGGCTGTCAACGACATCAAGGGCGGCAAGATCGAGTTCCGCGTCGACAAGCACTCGAACCTGCACTTCATCATCGGCAAGACGTCGTTCGACGACACCAAGCTGGTGGAGAACTACGGCGCGGCGCTGGAGGAGATCCTCCGTCTGAAGCCGTCCGCCGCCAAGGGTCGCTACATCAAGAAGGCCGCCATCAGCACCACGATGGGCCCCGGCATTCCGGTCGACTCCAACCGCACCCGCAACCTCCTCGTCGAGGAGGACCCGGCCGCGGTCTGA
- the rplK gene encoding 50S ribosomal protein L11, whose product MPPKKKKVTGLIKLQIQAGAANPAPPVGPALGQHGVNIMEFCKAYNAATESQRGWVIPVEITVYEDRSFTFITKTPPAAKMILKAAGIEKGSGEPHKTKVAKITRDQVREIATTKMPDLNANDLDAAAKIIAGTARSMGVTVED is encoded by the coding sequence ATGCCTCCCAAGAAGAAGAAGGTCACGGGGCTCATCAAGCTCCAGATCCAGGCCGGTGCCGCCAACCCGGCCCCGCCGGTCGGCCCCGCGCTGGGCCAGCACGGCGTCAACATCATGGAGTTCTGCAAGGCCTACAACGCCGCGACCGAGTCGCAGCGTGGCTGGGTCATCCCGGTGGAGATCACGGTCTACGAGGACCGTTCCTTCACCTTCATCACCAAGACCCCGCCGGCCGCCAAGATGATCCTGAAGGCCGCGGGCATCGAGAAGGGCTCGGGCGAGCCGCACAAGACCAAGGTCGCGAAGATCACGCGTGACCAGGTCCGTGAGATCGCCACGACCAAGATGCCCGACCTCAACGCCAACGACCTGGACGCCGCCGCGAAGATCATCGCCGGCACCGCCCGTTCCATGGGCGTCACGGTCGAGGACTGA
- the nusG gene encoding transcription termination/antitermination protein NusG, protein MSDPNVNDAIEPVESVEDELDTVEGADSEDTETSAEVEAADAVADDAAEAETEDDGEEAAEELVEEEPEDDRDPIEKLREELRVLPGEWYVIHTYAGYENRVKTNLEQRAVSLNVEDYIFQAEVPQEEVVQIKNGDRKTIKQNKLPGYVLVRMDLTNESWGVVRNTPGVTGFVGNAYDPYPLTLDEIVKMLAPEAEEKAAREAAEAEGKPAPQRKVEVQVLDFEVGDAVTVTDGPFATLQATINEINPDSKKVKGLVEIFGRETPVELSFDQIQKN, encoded by the coding sequence GTGTCTGACCCGAACGTGAACGACGCCATCGAGCCTGTCGAGTCCGTCGAGGACGAGCTCGACACCGTCGAGGGCGCGGACAGCGAGGACACCGAGACCTCCGCCGAGGTCGAGGCTGCCGACGCCGTCGCGGACGACGCCGCCGAGGCGGAGACCGAGGACGACGGCGAAGAGGCCGCGGAAGAACTCGTCGAGGAAGAGCCCGAGGACGACCGCGACCCGATCGAGAAGCTCCGCGAGGAACTGCGGGTCCTGCCCGGCGAGTGGTACGTCATCCACACCTACGCCGGCTACGAGAACCGCGTGAAGACCAACCTCGAGCAGCGCGCCGTCTCGCTGAACGTCGAGGACTACATCTTCCAGGCCGAGGTGCCGCAGGAAGAGGTCGTCCAGATCAAGAACGGCGACCGCAAGACGATCAAGCAGAACAAGCTCCCCGGCTACGTCCTCGTCCGCATGGACCTGACGAACGAGTCCTGGGGCGTCGTCCGCAACACCCCCGGCGTCACCGGCTTCGTGGGCAACGCCTACGACCCGTACCCGCTGACCCTGGACGAGATCGTCAAGATGCTCGCCCCGGAGGCCGAGGAGAAGGCCGCCCGCGAGGCCGCCGAGGCCGAGGGCAAGCCGGCCCCGCAGCGCAAGGTCGAGGTCCAGGTGCTGGACTTCGAGGTCGGCGACGCGGTCACCGTCACCGACGGCCCGTTCGCCACGCTGCAGGCGACCATCAACGAGATCAACCCCGACTCGAAGAAGGTCAAGGGCCTCGTCGAGATCTTCGGCCGCGAGACGCCGGTCGAGCTCTCCTTCGACCAGATCCAGAAGAACTGA
- the secE gene encoding preprotein translocase subunit SecE, whose protein sequence is MTDAVGSIDMPDAQDEAPESKKGRKGGKRGKKGPLKRLALFYRQIVAELRKVVWPTRNQLTTYTTVVIIFVVIMIGLVTVIDYGLSNAAKYVFG, encoded by the coding sequence GTGACGGACGCCGTGGGCTCCATCGACATGCCTGATGCCCAGGATGAGGCGCCGGAGTCCAAGAAGGGCCGCAAGGGCGGCAAGCGCGGCAAGAAGGGCCCGCTGAAGCGCCTGGCCCTCTTCTACCGCCAGATCGTCGCGGAGCTGCGCAAGGTCGTCTGGCCGACGCGCAACCAGCTCACGACGTACACGACCGTGGTGATCATCTTCGTGGTCATCATGATCGGCCTGGTCACCGTGATTGACTATGGACTCAGCAACGCCGCCAAGTACGTGTTCGGCTGA
- a CDS encoding pyridoxal phosphate-dependent aminotransferase, whose amino-acid sequence MSPATPPTERRVSARVGAISESATLAVDAKAKALKAAGRPVIGFGAGEPDFPTPDYIVEAAIEACKNPKFHRYTPAGGLPELKAAIAAKTLRDSGYEVDASQILVTNGGKQAIYEAFAAILDPGDEVIVPAPYWTTYPESIRLAGGVPVEVVADETTGYRVSVEQLEAARTEKTKVVLFVSPSNPTGAVYSETETEAIGRWAAEHGLWVLTDEIYEHLVYGDASAVSLPAVVPELRDKCVVVNGVAKTYAMTGWRVGWIIGPKDVVKAATNLQSHATSNVSNVAQVAALAAVSGDLDAVAKMREAFDRRRKTIVRMLNEIDGVVCPEPEGAFYAYPSVKGLVGKEIRGRRPKDTVELAALILEESEVAVVPGEAFGTPGYLRLSYALGDEDLVEGVSRIQKLLAEARD is encoded by the coding sequence ATGAGCCCTGCAACCCCTCCCACCGAGCGCCGGGTCTCCGCCCGAGTCGGCGCGATCTCCGAGTCCGCCACCCTCGCCGTGGACGCCAAGGCCAAGGCCCTCAAGGCAGCCGGGCGGCCGGTGATCGGCTTCGGTGCCGGTGAGCCCGACTTCCCCACCCCGGACTACATCGTCGAGGCCGCGATCGAGGCCTGCAAGAACCCGAAGTTCCACCGCTACACGCCGGCCGGCGGTCTGCCCGAGCTGAAGGCCGCGATCGCCGCGAAGACGCTGCGCGACTCGGGCTACGAGGTCGACGCCTCGCAGATCCTCGTCACCAACGGTGGCAAGCAGGCCATCTACGAGGCCTTCGCCGCGATCCTCGACCCGGGCGACGAGGTCATCGTGCCCGCGCCGTACTGGACGACGTACCCGGAGTCGATCCGGCTGGCCGGGGGTGTCCCGGTGGAGGTCGTCGCCGACGAGACGACCGGCTACCGGGTGTCCGTGGAGCAACTGGAGGCGGCCCGTACGGAGAAGACCAAGGTGGTCCTCTTCGTGTCGCCCTCCAACCCGACGGGCGCGGTGTACAGCGAGACCGAGACCGAGGCGATCGGCCGCTGGGCCGCCGAGCACGGCCTGTGGGTGCTGACCGACGAGATCTACGAGCACCTGGTCTACGGCGACGCCTCCGCCGTGTCGCTGCCGGCCGTGGTGCCCGAGCTGCGCGACAAGTGCGTCGTGGTCAACGGTGTCGCGAAGACGTACGCGATGACCGGCTGGCGGGTCGGGTGGATCATCGGCCCGAAGGACGTGGTCAAGGCCGCGACGAACCTGCAGTCCCACGCCACGTCGAACGTGTCCAACGTGGCGCAGGTGGCGGCGCTGGCCGCCGTCTCCGGCGACCTGGACGCGGTCGCGAAGATGCGTGAGGCCTTCGACCGGCGCCGCAAGACGATCGTGCGGATGCTGAACGAGATCGACGGCGTGGTGTGCCCGGAGCCCGAGGGCGCGTTCTACGCGTACCCCTCGGTGAAGGGTCTGGTCGGCAAGGAGATCCGCGGGCGCCGGCCCAAGGACACGGTCGAGCTGGCCGCGCTGATCCTGGAGGAGTCCGAGGTCGCGGTGGTGCCCGGCGAGGCGTTCGGCACGCCCGGGTATCTGCGGCTGTCGTACGCGCTGGGTGACGAGGATCTCGTCGAGGGCGTGAGCCGGATCCAGAAGCTGCTGGCGGAGGCCAGGGACTGA
- a CDS encoding adenosine deaminase: MERVRDVSELPKAHLHLHFTGSMRPSTVLELAEKYGVRLPDALSEALVSGEPPRLRATDERGWFRFQRLYDAARSCLREPEDIQRLVREAAEEDLRDGSGWLEIQVDPTSYAPRLGGLIPALEVILDAVETTSRETGLGMRVLVAANRMKHPLDARTLARLAVRYADRGVVGFGLSNDERRGMARDFDRAFGIAREAGLLSAPHGGELTGPSSVRDCLDDLGANRLGHGVRAAEDPRLLKRLADRGVTCEVCPASNVALGVYEKPEDVPLRTLFEAGVPMALGADDPLLFGSRLAAQYEIARQHHGFTDAELAEVARQSVRGSAAPEDVKEKLLAGVDDWLLS, from the coding sequence ATGGAGCGTGTACGTGATGTCTCTGAACTGCCGAAAGCCCATCTGCACCTGCACTTCACCGGCTCGATGCGGCCCTCGACCGTGCTGGAACTGGCCGAGAAGTACGGGGTGCGCCTGCCCGACGCGCTGAGCGAGGCGCTGGTCAGCGGGGAGCCTCCGAGACTGCGGGCGACGGACGAGCGGGGCTGGTTCCGCTTTCAGCGGCTGTACGACGCGGCGCGCTCGTGCCTGCGGGAGCCGGAGGACATCCAGCGGCTGGTGCGGGAGGCCGCGGAGGAGGATCTGCGGGACGGCTCGGGGTGGCTGGAGATCCAGGTCGACCCGACGTCGTACGCGCCACGGCTGGGGGGCCTGATCCCGGCGCTGGAGGTCATCCTCGACGCGGTGGAGACGACATCGCGTGAGACGGGGCTCGGTATGCGGGTCCTGGTCGCGGCGAACCGGATGAAGCACCCGCTGGACGCGCGCACCCTGGCCCGGCTGGCGGTGCGGTACGCGGACCGGGGCGTGGTGGGCTTCGGGCTCTCCAACGACGAACGCCGGGGGATGGCCCGGGACTTCGACCGGGCGTTCGGCATCGCGCGGGAGGCCGGGCTGCTGTCGGCGCCGCACGGGGGCGAGCTGACGGGGCCGTCGTCCGTACGGGACTGTCTGGACGACCTGGGTGCGAACCGCTTGGGGCACGGGGTCCGGGCGGCGGAGGACCCGCGGCTGCTGAAGCGGCTGGCCGACCGGGGCGTGACGTGTGAGGTGTGCCCGGCGTCGAACGTGGCGCTCGGTGTCTACGAGAAGCCGGAGGACGTCCCCCTGCGGACTCTGTTCGAGGCGGGTGTCCCGATGGCGCTGGGCGCGGACGATCCCCTGCTGTTCGGGTCCCGGCTGGCGGCGCAGTACGAGATCGCGCGGCAGCACCACGGGTTCACGGACGCGGAGCTGGCGGAGGTGGCCCGGCAGTCGGTGCGGGGGTCGGCGGCACCGGAGGACGTGAAGGAGAAGCTCCTGGCGGGCGTGGACGACTGGCTGCTGTCCTAG
- a CDS encoding UDP-N-acetylmuramate dehydrogenase, protein MQELHDAPLAPLTTFRLGGPATRLITATTDDEVIAAVREADEAGTPLLLIGGGSNLVIGDKGFEGTALVIATQGFSLDGTRLELAAGEVWTDAVARTVEAGLAGIECLAGIPGSAGATPIQNVGAYGQEVSSTITEVVAYDRRTGETVTLANEECAFSYRHSRFKSDPERFVVLRVRFALEDAGGLSAPLRYAETARALGVEAGDRVPLASARDTVLKLRAGKGMVLDAEDHDTWSAGSFFTNPILTDTDFATFRARVKQRLGDDAEPPAYPAGDGHSKTSAAWLIDKAGFTKGYGDGPARISTKHTLALTNRGTATTEDLLALAREVVAGVHEAFGITLVNEPVTVGVSLQ, encoded by the coding sequence GTGCAGGAACTCCACGACGCCCCCCTCGCCCCGCTGACCACCTTCCGCCTGGGCGGTCCCGCGACCCGGCTGATCACCGCGACGACGGACGACGAGGTGATCGCCGCCGTCCGCGAAGCCGACGAGGCGGGCACCCCCCTGCTGCTCATCGGCGGCGGCTCGAACCTGGTCATCGGCGACAAGGGCTTCGAAGGCACCGCCCTCGTCATCGCCACCCAGGGCTTCTCCCTCGACGGCACCCGGCTGGAGCTGGCCGCCGGCGAGGTGTGGACCGACGCCGTCGCCCGCACGGTGGAGGCGGGCCTCGCGGGCATCGAGTGCCTGGCCGGCATCCCCGGCTCGGCGGGCGCGACCCCCATCCAGAACGTGGGGGCGTACGGCCAGGAGGTCTCCTCGACGATCACCGAGGTCGTCGCCTACGACCGCCGGACCGGCGAGACGGTCACCCTGGCCAACGAGGAATGCGCCTTCTCCTACCGCCACAGCCGCTTCAAGTCCGACCCGGAGCGCTTCGTGGTGCTGCGCGTGCGCTTCGCCCTGGAGGACGCCGGCGGCCTCTCCGCCCCCCTCCGGTACGCCGAGACGGCCCGCGCCCTCGGCGTCGAAGCGGGCGACCGCGTCCCGCTCGCGTCGGCCCGGGACACGGTGCTCAAGCTGCGCGCCGGCAAGGGCATGGTCCTGGACGCCGAGGACCACGACACCTGGTCGGCCGGCTCCTTCTTCACCAACCCGATCCTCACGGACACCGACTTCGCGACGTTCCGCGCGCGCGTGAAGCAGCGCCTGGGCGACGACGCCGAGCCCCCCGCCTACCCGGCGGGAGACGGCCACTCCAAGACCTCCGCCGCCTGGCTGATCGACAAGGCCGGCTTCACCAAGGGCTACGGCGACGGCCCCGCCCGCATCTCCACCAAGCACACCCTGGCCCTCACCAACCGGGGGACTGCGACCACGGAGGACCTCCTCGCCCTGGCCCGTGAGGTCGTGGCCGGAGTCCACGAGGCCTTCGGCATCACGCTGGTCAATGAGCCGGTGACGGTCGGCGTCAGCCTCCAGTAG
- a CDS encoding DUF3291 domain-containing protein, with product MPTLPWTVPNTPPDGIEVHVFASRFETRTLWGALKFLAGTPAVWRQVSRSPGAYGATLKAQPFKRTFWTLSAWESKAALRDFVRSGAHGPAARGLAPQMADAAFTTWQAKSDELPLSWSEAMRRLS from the coding sequence ATGCCCACCCTTCCCTGGACCGTCCCGAACACCCCGCCCGACGGCATCGAGGTGCACGTCTTCGCCTCCCGCTTCGAGACCCGCACCCTGTGGGGAGCGCTCAAGTTCCTCGCCGGCACGCCCGCCGTCTGGCGGCAGGTGAGCCGGAGCCCGGGCGCCTACGGGGCCACCCTGAAGGCGCAGCCCTTCAAGCGGACCTTCTGGACGCTGTCCGCCTGGGAGTCGAAGGCCGCGCTCCGCGACTTCGTCCGCTCGGGCGCCCACGGACCGGCCGCCCGGGGCCTCGCCCCGCAGATGGCCGACGCGGCGTTCACCACCTGGCAGGCCAAGAGTGACGAACTCCCGCTCTCCTGGTCCGAGGCGATGCGACGCCTGTCCTGA
- a CDS encoding MFS transporter → MSQQTARRGGAAWALVITSVAGFMAALDNLVVTTALPSIREDLGGALHDLEWTVSAYTLTFAVLLMFGAALGDRFGRRRLFIVGLAVFTGASAAAAMAPGIDSLIAARAVQGAGAAIMMPLTLTLLTAAVPAAKRGMAYGIWGAVNGLAVASGPLVGGTLTEHISWQWIFWLNVPLGLALLPLARLRLAESHGTGSPLDIPGTLLASGGLFGIVYGLVRGPVDGWTGSLVLTGLFAGTALLVGFVLYSTRAKNPMLPMRLFRSRAFAGINAASLLMFLGMFGSIFLLSQYMQGVLGYSPTEAGLRMLPWTGMPMLIAPIAGLLADRIGGRPVVAAGLFLQALGLGYMAVVATPDASYAAQLPALIVSGIGMALYFAPAAHLVMSSVRPQEQGIASGANNALREVGGALGIAVMASIFASQGGYESGQAFVDGMRPALVTGSAVVGLAGIAALLIPTRRHTERQTAAAEPAPVLETASR, encoded by the coding sequence ATGTCACAGCAGACCGCACGCCGCGGGGGAGCCGCCTGGGCCCTCGTCATCACCAGCGTCGCCGGATTCATGGCGGCCCTCGACAACCTCGTCGTCACCACCGCCCTGCCCTCTATCCGTGAGGATCTCGGCGGCGCCCTGCACGACCTGGAATGGACCGTGAGCGCCTACACGCTCACCTTCGCCGTCCTGCTGATGTTCGGCGCGGCCCTCGGCGACCGCTTCGGCCGCCGCCGGCTCTTCATAGTGGGACTCGCCGTCTTCACCGGGGCCTCCGCCGCCGCGGCCATGGCACCCGGTATCGACTCCCTCATCGCCGCCCGCGCGGTCCAGGGCGCGGGCGCGGCCATCATGATGCCGCTGACGCTCACCCTGCTGACCGCCGCCGTGCCCGCGGCCAAGCGGGGCATGGCGTACGGCATCTGGGGCGCCGTCAACGGACTGGCCGTCGCCTCCGGACCGCTCGTCGGCGGCACCCTCACCGAACACATCTCCTGGCAGTGGATCTTCTGGCTGAACGTCCCGCTGGGCCTGGCCCTGCTGCCGCTCGCCCGCCTCCGCCTCGCCGAGTCGCACGGCACCGGGTCCCCGCTCGACATCCCCGGCACCCTGCTCGCCAGCGGCGGTCTCTTCGGCATCGTCTACGGCCTGGTCCGCGGACCCGTGGACGGCTGGACCGGCTCGCTGGTCCTGACGGGCCTGTTCGCCGGCACCGCACTGCTCGTGGGCTTCGTCCTCTACAGCACCCGTGCCAAGAACCCCATGCTCCCGATGCGGCTCTTCCGCTCCCGGGCGTTCGCCGGCATCAACGCGGCGAGCCTGCTGATGTTCCTCGGCATGTTCGGCTCGATCTTCCTGCTCAGCCAGTACATGCAGGGCGTCCTCGGCTACTCGCCCACCGAGGCGGGCCTCAGGATGCTGCCCTGGACCGGTATGCCGATGCTGATCGCCCCGATCGCCGGCCTCCTGGCCGACCGCATCGGTGGCCGCCCGGTCGTCGCGGCCGGTCTGTTCCTGCAGGCCCTGGGCCTCGGCTACATGGCGGTCGTGGCCACGCCGGACGCCTCCTACGCCGCCCAGCTGCCCGCCCTGATCGTCAGCGGCATCGGCATGGCCCTGTACTTCGCCCCCGCCGCCCATCTGGTGATGTCCAGCGTCCGGCCCCAGGAGCAGGGCATCGCCTCCGGCGCGAACAACGCCCTGCGCGAGGTCGGCGGAGCGCTCGGCATCGCCGTCATGGCGTCGATCTTCGCGTCCCAGGGCGGCTACGAATCCGGCCAGGCCTTCGTCGACGGCATGCGGCCGGCCCTGGTGACGGGCTCGGCGGTGGTCGGCCTCGCCGGCATCGCGGCCCTGCTGATCCCGACCCGGCGGCACACCGAGCGGCAGACGGCCGCTGCCGAACCGGCGCCCGTCCTGGAGACCGCTTCCCGCTGA
- a CDS encoding TetR/AcrR family transcriptional regulator — MPRMSAEERRESVIRAATIEFARGGYHGTSTEAIARRVGVSQPYLFRLFPGKKAIFLAVAQRCVEDTIRTFAEASEGLEGEEALHAMGNAYTKVIAERPERLMMQMQMYVAVKAAEEEGDHEFGESVRAGWMRLWDTVHVPLGADVNETTTFMAYGMLVNCLAAMGFPPEHRVWEGLYPSARLKGRLET; from the coding sequence ATGCCCAGGATGAGTGCGGAGGAGAGGCGCGAGAGCGTCATCCGCGCGGCGACGATCGAGTTCGCCCGCGGCGGTTACCACGGCACGTCGACCGAGGCGATCGCCCGGCGGGTCGGTGTCTCGCAGCCGTATCTCTTCCGGCTCTTCCCCGGCAAGAAGGCGATCTTCCTGGCGGTGGCGCAGCGGTGCGTGGAGGACACGATCCGCACGTTCGCCGAGGCCTCCGAGGGGCTGGAGGGCGAGGAAGCCCTGCACGCCATGGGCAACGCGTACACCAAGGTCATCGCGGAGCGGCCCGAGCGGCTCATGATGCAGATGCAGATGTACGTCGCCGTGAAGGCCGCCGAGGAAGAGGGCGACCACGAGTTCGGCGAGTCGGTGCGGGCCGGCTGGATGCGGCTGTGGGACACCGTCCACGTTCCGCTGGGCGCCGACGTCAACGAGACGACGACCTTCATGGCCTACGGGATGCTCGTCAACTGCCTGGCGGCCATGGGCTTCCCTCCCGAGCATCGCGTCTGGGAGGGGCTGTATCCGTCGGCGCGGCTCAAGGGTCGACTGGAGACCTGA
- a CDS encoding MaoC family dehydratase: protein MTAKISYSDVEVGTELPAQTFPVTRADLVQYAGASGDFNPIHWNEKFAKEVGLPDVIAHGMFTMAEAIRVVTDWAGDPGAVVEYGVRFTKPVVVPNDDEGALIEVAAKVAAKLDDNTVRVDLTATSAGQKVLGMSRAVVRLA, encoded by the coding sequence ATGACGGCGAAGATCTCCTACTCCGACGTCGAGGTCGGCACCGAACTGCCCGCGCAGACCTTCCCCGTGACCCGGGCGGACCTCGTCCAGTACGCAGGCGCCTCCGGCGACTTCAACCCGATCCACTGGAACGAGAAGTTCGCCAAGGAGGTCGGCCTGCCGGACGTCATCGCGCACGGCATGTTCACCATGGCCGAGGCGATCCGCGTGGTCACCGACTGGGCCGGCGACCCGGGCGCGGTCGTCGAGTACGGCGTCCGCTTCACCAAGCCGGTCGTCGTCCCCAACGACGACGAGGGCGCCCTGATCGAGGTCGCCGCCAAGGTCGCGGCCAAGCTCGACGACAACACCGTCCGCGTGGACCTGACGGCGACCAGCGCCGGACAGAAGGTGCTGGGCATGTCCCGGGCGGTCGTACGGCTGGCCTGA